One segment of Pseudomonas sp. FP2196 DNA contains the following:
- a CDS encoding carbohydrate porin — protein sequence MKKKHVNARLICQVSAAAALVLAGNAMAADAFSSDSKWMTGDWGGERTKLIEQGIDIKADYVGEMGANLNGGYNDDKTARYADQFGLGVALDLQKLWGWDNTQAKIQLTNRNGYNISNDRVGDPRAGTLSSSQEVYGRGHMVRLTQLWIQHQFFDNKLDVKAGYFGEGEDFNTFPCEFQNLAFCGSQVGNWATNIWYNWPVSQAAIRVKYNINDELYAQIGAYNQNPSQLEHGNGFKLSGSGTKGTVLPVELVWSPKVNSLPGEYRVGYYKSTADADDVREDINGFDAATTGDAYKTHSSKSGYWFVAQQQLTSHNGDASRGLNIAANATFHDKDTNFIDNYQSVMFVYKGPFDARPKDDIGIGAARIHVNDDVKKNAELLNASNGVSDYDNPVFSPIRETEYNYELNYGIHVTNWLTVRPNLQYITHPGGVDAVDNALVAGLKIQTVF from the coding sequence ATGAAAAAGAAACACGTCAATGCCCGGTTGATCTGCCAAGTGTCAGCTGCGGCGGCATTGGTGCTGGCCGGCAATGCGATGGCCGCGGATGCCTTCAGTTCCGATTCGAAATGGATGACCGGCGACTGGGGTGGCGAGCGGACCAAGCTGATCGAGCAGGGTATCGACATCAAGGCTGACTACGTCGGTGAGATGGGGGCCAACCTGAACGGCGGCTACAACGACGACAAGACCGCGCGTTACGCCGACCAGTTTGGCCTGGGCGTGGCACTGGATCTGCAAAAACTCTGGGGCTGGGATAACACCCAGGCCAAGATCCAGCTGACCAACCGTAACGGCTACAACATCTCCAACGACCGCGTGGGCGATCCGCGTGCCGGTACCTTGAGTTCGTCTCAAGAAGTCTACGGCCGTGGCCACATGGTGCGTCTGACCCAGTTGTGGATTCAGCACCAGTTCTTCGACAACAAACTCGACGTCAAGGCCGGTTATTTCGGTGAAGGCGAAGACTTCAACACCTTCCCGTGCGAATTCCAGAACCTGGCGTTCTGCGGCTCCCAAGTGGGTAACTGGGCGACCAACATCTGGTACAACTGGCCCGTCAGCCAGGCCGCGATCCGCGTGAAGTACAACATCAACGACGAGCTCTACGCACAGATCGGCGCGTACAACCAGAACCCGTCGCAGCTGGAACACGGCAACGGCTTCAAACTCAGCGGCAGCGGCACCAAAGGCACCGTATTGCCGGTCGAGCTGGTCTGGTCGCCGAAGGTCAACAGCCTGCCGGGCGAGTACCGCGTTGGTTACTACAAGAGCACGGCGGATGCTGATGATGTTCGTGAAGACATCAATGGTTTCGACGCTGCCACTACTGGCGACGCCTACAAGACCCACAGCAGCAAAAGCGGTTACTGGTTCGTGGCGCAACAGCAACTCACCAGCCACAACGGTGACGCCTCACGCGGTCTGAACATCGCGGCTAACGCCACGTTCCACGACAAGGACACCAACTTCATCGACAACTACCAGTCGGTGATGTTTGTTTACAAGGGCCCGTTCGACGCCCGTCCGAAGGATGACATCGGTATCGGCGCCGCGCGTATTCACGTCAACGATGACGTGAAGAAAAACGCCGAACTGCTGAATGCTTCCAACGGTGTTTCGGACTACGACAATCCGGTGTTCTCGCCGATTCGTGAAACCGAATACAACTACGAGCTCAACTACGGCATCCACGTCACCAACTGGCTGACCGTGCGTCCTAACCTGCAATACATCACCCATCCGGGCGGTGTGGATGCAGTGGACAACGCTTTGGTCGCGGGTCTGAAAATTCAGACCGTGTTCTAA
- a CDS encoding D-hexose-6-phosphate mutarotase has protein sequence MHEHPLQRFFKSLREQPVFAWERYQMRDVLVIDHPLCQAVFSRQGAQLLHFQPRGQKPWLWCAAKWPHVGAIRGGVPVCWPWYGRHPSENAWPSHGWARLLDWKLLDSSSAEDGVRLHWQLQLCDWQVDLHAHLGERMELRLSTEHQDDMPCQLSQALHAYWRIGDVGEIALSGLEGAQGYDQLNRQACQQEGELRVDGGCQRVFQHDGELQLKDHAWQRELCIDTGDSGDTVVWHPGSRPLLGVSWDEVTEFVCVEAAAGGTDSLHLAPGEKAHLSLQAWAAA, from the coding sequence ATGCATGAGCATCCGCTGCAACGCTTCTTCAAATCCCTGCGTGAACAACCGGTGTTCGCCTGGGAACGCTATCAGATGCGCGACGTGTTGGTGATCGATCACCCGCTGTGTCAGGCGGTGTTCAGTCGTCAGGGCGCGCAGTTGCTGCACTTTCAACCGCGCGGGCAGAAACCGTGGTTGTGGTGTGCGGCGAAGTGGCCGCATGTTGGTGCCATTCGCGGTGGTGTACCGGTCTGCTGGCCGTGGTATGGCCGTCATCCGAGCGAAAACGCATGGCCGTCGCACGGCTGGGCGCGGCTGCTCGACTGGAAGCTGCTCGACAGCAGCAGCGCCGAGGATGGCGTGCGACTGCACTGGCAATTGCAGTTATGCGACTGGCAGGTCGACCTGCACGCGCACCTCGGTGAGCGCATGGAATTGCGTCTGAGCACCGAGCATCAGGACGACATGCCTTGCCAGTTGAGCCAGGCTTTGCATGCTTACTGGCGTATTGGCGATGTTGGTGAGATAGCGCTGTCTGGCCTCGAAGGCGCGCAGGGTTATGATCAGTTGAACCGCCAGGCTTGCCAGCAGGAAGGTGAATTACGCGTCGATGGCGGCTGTCAGCGGGTGTTCCAGCATGACGGCGAATTGCAGCTGAAAGATCACGCCTGGCAGCGCGAGTTGTGCATTGATACGGGCGACAGTGGCGATACGGTGGTGTGGCATCCAGGGTCGCGGCCATTGTTGGGCGTGAGTTGGGATGAGGTGACGGAGTTTGTTTGTGTAGAGGCAGCGGCGGGTGGGACCGATAGCCTGCATCTGGCGCCGGGTGAGAAGGCGCATTTGAGTTTGCAGGCTTGGGCGGCTGCCTGA
- the zwf gene encoding glucose-6-phosphate dehydrogenase, producing MPSITVEPCTFALFGALGDLALRKLFPALYHLDGADLLHEDTRIIALAREAGSEQEHMAFIAAELRRYVGKELNEAVAERFLARLTYLHVDFLKADDYVALAEMAGSAQRMIAYFATPAAVYGAICENLAKVGLAENTRVVLEKPIGSDLESSRKVNDAVAQFFPENRTYRIDHYLGKETVQNLIALRFANSLFETQWNQNYISHVEITVAEKVGIEGRWGYFDKAGQLRDMIQNHLLQLLCLIAMDPPADLSADSIRDEKVKVLKALAPISPEGLTTQVVRGQYIAGHSEGKSVPGYLEEPNSNTQSDTETFVALRADIRNWRWAGVPFYLRTGKRMPQKLSQIVIHFKEPSHYIFAPEQRLQISNKLIIRLQPDEGISLRVMTKEQGLDKGMQLRSGPLQLNFSDTWRSARIPDAYERLLLEVMNGNQNLFVRKDEIEAAWKWCDQLIAGWKKSGDAPKPYAAGSWGPMSSIALITRDGRSWYGDI from the coding sequence ATGCCTTCGATTACGGTTGAACCGTGCACCTTTGCCTTGTTCGGCGCTCTTGGCGATCTCGCCCTGCGCAAGTTGTTTCCTGCCCTTTATCACCTTGATGGCGCCGACCTGCTGCACGAGGACACGCGCATCATCGCGTTGGCCCGTGAAGCGGGCTCCGAGCAAGAACACATGGCGTTCATCGCCGCCGAGCTGCGCCGCTACGTCGGCAAAGAACTGAACGAAGCCGTTGCCGAGCGCTTTCTCGCTCGCCTGACTTACCTGCACGTCGACTTCCTCAAGGCTGATGATTACGTCGCACTGGCCGAAATGGCCGGCAGCGCGCAACGCATGATTGCCTACTTCGCCACTCCGGCGGCGGTGTACGGTGCAATCTGCGAGAACCTGGCGAAAGTCGGTTTGGCAGAAAACACCCGCGTGGTGCTGGAAAAACCGATCGGCTCCGATCTGGAGTCTTCGCGCAAAGTGAATGACGCCGTGGCGCAGTTCTTCCCGGAGAACCGCACCTATCGCATCGACCACTATCTGGGCAAAGAGACCGTTCAGAACCTGATCGCCCTGCGTTTCGCCAACAGCCTGTTCGAAACCCAGTGGAACCAGAATTACATCTCCCACGTGGAAATCACCGTGGCCGAGAAGGTCGGCATCGAAGGCCGTTGGGGTTACTTCGACAAGGCCGGCCAGCTGCGCGACATGATCCAGAATCACCTGCTGCAACTACTCTGCCTGATCGCCATGGACCCGCCGGCCGACCTGTCCGCCGACAGCATCCGCGACGAAAAGGTAAAGGTGCTCAAGGCCCTTGCGCCGATCAGCCCGGAAGGTCTGACCACCCAAGTGGTGCGCGGTCAGTACATTGCTGGCCACAGCGAAGGCAAATCCGTTCCGGGTTATCTCGAAGAACCGAATTCCAACACCCAGAGCGACACCGAAACCTTCGTCGCCCTGCGTGCCGACATCCGCAACTGGCGTTGGGCCGGTGTGCCGTTCTACCTGCGGACCGGCAAGCGTATGCCGCAGAAACTGTCGCAGATCGTTATCCACTTCAAGGAACCGTCGCACTACATCTTCGCCCCCGAGCAGCGCCTGCAGATCAGCAACAAACTGATCATCCGCCTGCAACCGGACGAAGGCATTTCCTTGCGCGTGATGACCAAAGAGCAGGGCCTGGACAAAGGCATGCAACTGCGCAGCGGCCCGCTGCAACTGAATTTCTCCGACACCTGGCGTAGCGCGCGGATCCCCGATGCCTACGAGCGGTTGTTGCTGGAAGTGATGAACGGCAATCAGAACCTGTTTGTCCGTAAAGATGAAATCGAAGCCGCGTGGAAGTGGTGTGACCAGCTGATCGCTGGGTGGAAAAAATCCGGTGACGCGCCCAAGCCGTATGCGGCCGGCTCGTGGGGGCCGATGAGCTCCATTGCACTGATCACGCGGGACGGGAGGTCGT
- a CDS encoding AGE family epimerase/isomerase, which yields MDTFHPGFSSWLNAPAHQQWLAAEGLRLLDFAKASRLPQGFGNLDERGQLPANAQAETMNTARMTHSFAMAHIQGLPGFAELIDHGIAALRGPLRDALHGGWFAVAEHRDDNTGKNAYLHAFVALAASSAVVAQRPGAQALLDDAIDIIDTYFWSEEEGAMREFFNRDWSEEEAYRGANSNMHATEAFLALADVTEDPRWLVRAQRIVERVIHGHAAANGYMVIEHFDRDWQPLREYNHDNPADGFRPYGTTPGHGFEWARLLLHLEAARVQAGMLTPGWLATDAQKLFEHNCRHGWDVDGAPGIVYTLDWSNKAVVRHRLHWTHAEASAAASALLKRTSDAQYESWYRLFWEFCEMNFIDRCDGSWHHELDPQNRPSADIWPGKPDLYHAWQAVLIPRLPLAPSMATALAQWSQSVAM from the coding sequence ATGGACACCTTTCACCCAGGCTTCAGCAGTTGGCTGAACGCCCCTGCCCACCAGCAATGGCTCGCCGCCGAAGGCTTGCGTCTGCTGGATTTCGCCAAGGCATCCAGACTGCCTCAAGGCTTCGGCAACCTCGACGAACGCGGCCAGTTGCCAGCGAACGCGCAGGCCGAAACCATGAATACCGCGCGCATGACCCACAGCTTCGCCATGGCCCATATCCAGGGCCTGCCGGGGTTTGCCGAGCTGATTGATCACGGCATCGCCGCCCTGCGCGGGCCGTTGCGTGATGCGCTGCACGGTGGCTGGTTTGCGGTGGCCGAACACCGCGACGACAACACCGGCAAGAACGCCTATCTGCACGCGTTCGTTGCACTGGCGGCGAGTTCTGCCGTGGTCGCGCAACGTCCCGGTGCCCAGGCTTTGCTGGATGACGCGATCGACATCATCGACACCTATTTCTGGAGCGAAGAAGAGGGCGCCATGCGCGAATTCTTCAACCGCGACTGGAGTGAAGAAGAAGCCTATCGCGGTGCCAACAGCAACATGCACGCCACCGAAGCCTTCCTCGCGCTGGCCGATGTCACTGAAGACCCACGCTGGCTGGTGCGCGCGCAACGTATCGTCGAGCGGGTGATCCACGGACACGCCGCTGCCAATGGTTACATGGTCATCGAACACTTCGACCGCGACTGGCAGCCGCTGCGCGAGTACAACCACGACAATCCGGCCGACGGCTTCCGCCCTTACGGCACCACGCCGGGCCATGGTTTCGAGTGGGCGCGGTTGTTGCTGCACCTGGAAGCCGCGCGGGTGCAGGCAGGCATGCTCACGCCGGGTTGGCTGGCTACCGACGCGCAGAAACTCTTCGAACACAACTGCCGTCACGGCTGGGATGTCGATGGCGCGCCGGGCATCGTCTACACCCTCGACTGGAGCAACAAAGCCGTTGTCCGCCATCGTCTGCACTGGACGCACGCCGAGGCCAGCGCTGCTGCCAGCGCCTTGCTCAAACGCACCAGTGATGCGCAATACGAATCCTGGTACCGACTGTTCTGGGAATTCTGCGAGATGAATTTCATCGACCGTTGCGACGGCAGCTGGCACCACGAACTCGATCCGCAAAACCGTCCAAGTGCCGATATCTGGCCGGGCAAACCCGATCTGTATCACGCCTGGCAAGCGGTGCTGATTCCGCGTCTTCCCTTGGCACCGAGCATGGCGACCGCGCTGGCGCAGTGGTCCCAGAGCGTTGCTATGTGA
- a CDS encoding ABC transporter ATP-binding protein — MATLELRNVNKTYGAGLPDTLKNIELSIKDGEFLILVGPSGCGKSTLMNCIAGLETITGGAIMIGDQDVSGMSPKDRDIAMVFQSYALYPTMSVRENIEFGLKIRKMPQSAIDEEVARVAKLLQIEHLLNRKPGQLSGGQQQRVAMGRALARRPKIYLFDEPLSNLDAKLRVEMRTEMKLMHQRLKTTTVYVTHDQIEAMTLGDKVAVMKDGIIQQFGTPKEIYNDPANLFVASFIGSPPMNFIPLRLQRKDGRLLALLDSGQARCELPMGMQDAGLEDREVILGLRPEQIVLANGEGNGLPSIRAEVQVTEPTGPDTLVFVNLNETKVCCRLAPDVAPQVGESLTLQFDPSKVLLFDAKTGERLGVAAQTQTEARSANVTQIKGR, encoded by the coding sequence ATGGCTACGCTCGAACTTCGCAACGTCAACAAGACCTATGGTGCCGGCCTGCCGGACACCCTGAAGAACATCGAACTGTCGATCAAGGACGGTGAGTTCCTGATCCTCGTCGGCCCGTCGGGCTGCGGCAAGTCGACCCTGATGAACTGCATCGCCGGCCTGGAAACCATCACCGGTGGCGCGATCATGATCGGCGACCAGGACGTCAGCGGCATGAGCCCCAAGGATCGCGACATCGCCATGGTGTTCCAGTCCTACGCGCTGTACCCGACGATGAGCGTGCGCGAGAACATCGAGTTCGGTCTGAAGATTCGCAAGATGCCGCAGTCGGCGATCGACGAAGAGGTCGCTCGCGTGGCCAAGCTGTTGCAGATCGAACACTTGCTCAACCGCAAGCCGGGGCAGCTTTCCGGTGGTCAGCAACAGCGTGTGGCGATGGGCCGTGCGTTGGCGCGTCGGCCGAAGATCTATCTGTTCGACGAACCGCTGTCCAACCTCGACGCCAAGCTGCGCGTCGAGATGCGCACCGAAATGAAACTGATGCACCAGCGCCTGAAAACCACCACGGTCTACGTGACCCACGACCAGATCGAAGCGATGACCCTGGGCGACAAAGTGGCGGTGATGAAGGACGGCATCATCCAGCAGTTCGGTACGCCAAAAGAGATCTACAACGATCCGGCCAACCTGTTCGTGGCGAGCTTCATCGGTTCGCCGCCGATGAACTTCATCCCGCTGCGTCTGCAACGCAAGGACGGTCGTCTGCTGGCGCTGCTCGACAGCGGCCAGGCGCGTTGCGAGTTGCCAATGGGTATGCAGGACGCCGGTCTCGAAGATCGCGAAGTGATCCTCGGCCTGCGCCCGGAACAGATCGTACTGGCGAACGGCGAGGGCAATGGCCTGCCGAGCATCCGCGCTGAAGTGCAGGTCACCGAGCCGACCGGTCCGGACACCCTGGTGTTCGTCAACCTCAACGAAACCAAGGTCTGCTGCCGTCTGGCACCGGACGTGGCGCCGCAGGTGGGCGAGAGCCTGACGCTGCAATTCGATCCGTCGAAAGTGTTGTTGTTCGATGCCAAAACTGGCGAGCGTCTGGGAGTTGCGGCCCAAACGCAAACTGAAGCGCGGTCTGCGAACGTTACGCAAATCAAAGGACGCTGA
- a CDS encoding ABC transporter substrate-binding protein gives MNAISRLATVISVASLFPLAILPLSVSAAESKGSVEVVHWWTSGGEKAAVDVLKAQVEKDGFTWKDGAVAGGGGATAMTVLKSRAVAGNPPGVAQIKGPDIQEWASTGLLDTDVLKDVAKAEKWDSLLDKKVSDTVKYDGDYVAVPVNIHRVNWLWINPEVFKKAGIEKAPTTLEEFYAAGDKLKAAGFIPLAHGGQPWQDSTVFEAVVLSVMGVDGYKKALVDLDNKALTGPEMVKALTELKKVATYMDADGKGQDWNLEAAKVINGKAGMQIMGDWAKSEWTAAKKIAGKDYQCVAFPGTDKAFTYNIDSLAVFKQKDAGTAAGQKDIAKVVLGENFQKVFSINKGSIPVRIDMLNDMEKLGFDSCAQTAAKDFLADAKSGGLQPSMAHNMATTLAVQGAFFDVVTNYINDPKADPADAAKKLGAAIQSAK, from the coding sequence ATGAATGCGATTTCTCGCCTCGCTACTGTCATTTCTGTCGCCTCCCTGTTCCCGCTCGCAATTCTGCCTCTCAGTGTTTCCGCTGCCGAATCCAAAGGTTCGGTCGAAGTCGTGCACTGGTGGACGTCCGGTGGCGAAAAAGCTGCCGTTGATGTGCTCAAGGCCCAAGTCGAAAAAGACGGTTTCACCTGGAAAGACGGCGCTGTCGCCGGTGGTGGCGGTGCAACTGCCATGACCGTGCTGAAAAGCCGTGCCGTTGCAGGCAACCCACCGGGCGTTGCACAGATCAAAGGCCCGGACATCCAGGAATGGGCGTCGACCGGTCTGCTCGACACCGACGTTCTGAAAGACGTCGCCAAAGCAGAGAAGTGGGACAGCCTGCTCGACAAGAAAGTCTCCGATACCGTGAAGTACGACGGTGATTACGTGGCCGTGCCGGTGAACATTCACCGCGTGAACTGGCTGTGGATCAACCCGGAAGTCTTCAAGAAAGCCGGCATCGAAAAAGCGCCAACCACCCTCGAAGAATTCTACGCCGCTGGCGACAAGCTCAAGGCTGCGGGCTTCATCCCGCTGGCCCACGGCGGTCAGCCATGGCAGGACAGCACCGTGTTCGAAGCCGTTGTGCTCTCGGTCATGGGTGTTGATGGTTACAAGAAAGCCCTGGTCGATCTGGACAACAAAGCGCTGACCGGCCCGGAAATGGTCAAGGCCCTGACCGAGCTGAAGAAAGTCGCGACCTACATGGACGCTGACGGCAAAGGCCAGGACTGGAACCTGGAAGCGGCCAAAGTCATCAACGGCAAGGCCGGCATGCAGATCATGGGTGACTGGGCCAAGTCCGAATGGACTGCCGCGAAGAAAATCGCCGGCAAGGATTACCAGTGCGTAGCCTTCCCGGGCACCGACAAGGCGTTCACCTACAACATCGACTCCCTCGCTGTGTTCAAGCAGAAAGACGCCGGCACTGCTGCGGGTCAGAAGGACATTGCCAAAGTCGTGCTGGGTGAAAACTTCCAGAAAGTCTTCAGCATCAACAAAGGCTCGATCCCGGTACGTATCGACATGTTGAACGACATGGAGAAACTCGGTTTCGACTCCTGCGCACAGACCGCTGCCAAGGACTTCCTGGCCGACGCCAAGTCCGGTGGTCTGCAGCCAAGCATGGCGCACAACATGGCGACCACATTGGCAGTGCAGGGCGCGTTCTTTGATGTCGTGACCAACTACATCAACGACCCGAAAGCCGACCCGGCCGATGCGGCCAAGAAACTCGGCGCGGCGATTCAGTCGGCCAAGTAA
- a CDS encoding MurR/RpiR family transcriptional regulator — MRNLLEQIQSRLEDLNKAERKVAEVILLNPQQATRFSIAALAQAASVSEPTVNRFCRSFGVSGYPELKLQLAQSLASGAAYVSRAVEADDNPEAYTQKIFGSAIASLDSACQALDPNLISRAVDLLIQARQIHFFGLGASAPVALDAQHKFFRFNLAVTAHADVLMQRMIASVAHTGELFVIISYTGRTRELVEVARIARENGASVLGLTAENSPLAKASTLSLNIPLPEDTDIYMPMTSRIIQLTVLDVLATGMTLRRGVDFQPHLRKIKESLNASRYPVGDEFN; from the coding sequence GTGCGAAATTTACTGGAACAGATCCAGAGTCGCCTTGAAGACCTGAACAAGGCCGAACGCAAAGTCGCCGAAGTGATCCTGCTCAACCCGCAGCAGGCCACCCGCTTCAGCATCGCCGCCCTCGCCCAGGCAGCCTCGGTCAGCGAACCGACGGTCAACCGTTTCTGCCGTTCGTTCGGTGTCAGCGGCTACCCCGAGCTCAAGCTGCAACTGGCCCAGAGCCTGGCCAGCGGCGCGGCGTATGTCAGCCGCGCGGTCGAGGCCGATGACAATCCTGAAGCCTATACACAGAAGATTTTCGGCAGCGCCATCGCTTCGCTCGACAGCGCCTGCCAGGCGCTCGATCCGAACCTGATCAGCCGTGCCGTCGACCTGTTGATTCAGGCCCGACAGATCCACTTCTTCGGCCTCGGTGCGTCAGCTCCAGTGGCTCTCGACGCGCAGCACAAGTTCTTCCGTTTCAACCTGGCGGTGACGGCGCATGCCGATGTGCTGATGCAGCGAATGATTGCTTCGGTGGCACACACCGGCGAGTTGTTCGTGATCATTTCCTACACCGGTCGCACCCGTGAGCTGGTGGAGGTGGCGCGCATTGCTCGCGAAAACGGTGCTTCGGTGCTCGGGCTGACTGCCGAGAATTCGCCGTTGGCCAAGGCGAGCACCTTGAGCCTGAACATTCCACTGCCGGAAGACACCGACATTTATATGCCGATGACTTCGCGGATCATTCAGTTGACGGTGCTGGATGTGCTGGCGACGGGGATGACGTTGCGTCGCGGGGTGGATTTCCAGCCGCATTTGCGCAAGATCAAAGAGAGCTTGAATGCGAGCCGGTATCCGGTTGGGGATGAGTTCAACTGA
- a CDS encoding carbohydrate ABC transporter permease, translated as MSSVAVFSKASPFDALQRWLPKLVLAPSMFIVLVGFYGYILWTFILSFTTSTFLPNYKWAGLAQYQRLFDNDRWWVASKNLALFGGMFIGITLVIGVLLAVFLDQRIRREGFIRTIYLYPMALSMIVTGTAWKWLLNPGMGLDKLLRDWGWEGFRLDWLIDPDRVVYCLVIAAVWQASGFIMAMFLAGLRGVDQSIIRAAQIDGASMPRIYWKVVLPSLRPVFFSAVMILAHIAIKSFDLVAAMTAGGPGYSSDLPAMFMYSFTFSRGQMGMGSASAILMLGAILAIIVPYLYSELRTKRHD; from the coding sequence ATGAGTTCTGTTGCTGTGTTCAGCAAAGCCTCGCCGTTCGATGCATTGCAACGCTGGCTGCCAAAACTGGTGCTGGCGCCGAGCATGTTCATCGTGCTGGTGGGCTTCTATGGCTACATCCTGTGGACGTTCATTCTGTCGTTCACCACTTCGACGTTCCTGCCCAACTACAAGTGGGCCGGCCTGGCGCAGTATCAGCGGTTGTTCGACAACGATCGCTGGTGGGTCGCGAGCAAAAACCTCGCGCTGTTCGGCGGCATGTTCATCGGCATCACCCTGGTGATCGGCGTGTTGCTGGCGGTGTTCCTCGACCAGCGTATTCGCCGCGAAGGTTTTATCCGCACCATTTACCTGTACCCGATGGCGCTCTCGATGATCGTGACCGGTACCGCGTGGAAATGGCTGCTCAACCCGGGCATGGGCCTGGACAAATTGTTGCGTGACTGGGGCTGGGAAGGCTTCCGTCTTGACTGGTTGATCGACCCTGATCGCGTGGTGTATTGCCTGGTGATCGCCGCTGTCTGGCAAGCCTCGGGCTTCATCATGGCGATGTTCCTCGCCGGCCTGCGCGGGGTTGATCAATCGATCATCCGTGCCGCGCAGATCGATGGCGCGAGCATGCCGCGCATCTACTGGAAAGTCGTGCTGCCGAGCCTGCGTCCGGTGTTCTTCAGTGCCGTGATGATTCTGGCGCACATCGCGATCAAGAGCTTCGACCTGGTCGCCGCGATGACTGCCGGTGGCCCGGGTTATTCCTCTGACCTGCCGGCGATGTTCATGTACTCGTTCACTTTCAGTCGCGGCCAGATGGGCATGGGCTCGGCCAGTGCGATTCTGATGCTCGGTGCGATTCTCGCGATCATCGTGCCTTACCTGTACTCCGAGCTGAGGACCAAGCGTCATGACTAG
- a CDS encoding carbohydrate ABC transporter permease — MTSLAAKPAISLSRIAIYAVLILAVMLYLIPLVVMLLTSFKTPEDISTGNLLSWPTVVSGIGWVKAWATVDGYFWNSIKITVPAVIISTAIGALNGYVLSMWRFRGSQLFFGLLLFGCFLPFQTVLLPASFTLGKMGLASTTTGLVFIHVVYGLAFTTLFFRNYYVSIPDALVKAARLDGAGFFTIFRRIILPMSTPIIMVCLIWQFTQIWNDFLFGVVFSSGDSQPITVALNNLVNTSTGAKEYNVDMAAAMIAGLPTLLVYVVAGKYFVRGLTAGAVKG, encoded by the coding sequence ATGACTAGTCTCGCTGCCAAACCTGCGATCAGCCTGAGTCGCATCGCCATTTACGCGGTGCTGATCCTCGCCGTAATGCTCTACCTGATTCCGCTGGTGGTCATGCTGCTGACCAGCTTCAAAACCCCGGAAGACATCAGCACCGGCAACCTGCTGAGCTGGCCGACCGTGGTCAGCGGCATCGGCTGGGTCAAGGCCTGGGCCACGGTTGATGGCTACTTCTGGAACTCGATCAAGATCACCGTTCCAGCAGTAATCATCTCCACCGCCATCGGTGCATTGAATGGTTACGTGCTGTCGATGTGGCGTTTCCGTGGCTCGCAACTGTTCTTCGGTCTGTTGTTGTTCGGCTGCTTCCTGCCGTTCCAGACCGTGCTGCTGCCGGCCTCGTTCACCCTCGGCAAGATGGGCCTGGCCAGCACCACCACCGGTCTGGTGTTCATCCACGTCGTTTACGGTCTGGCGTTCACCACGCTGTTCTTCCGTAACTACTACGTGAGCATTCCCGATGCGCTGGTGAAGGCCGCACGTCTGGATGGTGCGGGTTTCTTCACCATCTTCCGCCGGATCATTCTGCCGATGTCGACGCCGATCATCATGGTCTGCCTGATCTGGCAGTTCACTCAGATCTGGAACGACTTCCTGTTCGGCGTGGTGTTCTCCAGTGGCGATTCGCAACCGATTACGGTGGCGCTGAACAACCTGGTCAACACCAGCACCGGCGCCAAGGAATACAACGTGGATATGGCAGCGGCGATGATCGCCGGCCTGCCGACCCTGCTGGTCTATGTGGTCGCAGGCAAGTATTTCGTGCGCGGGCTGACGGCCGGCGCAGTCAAGGGGTAA